The window ATGGCTGTCGATGAATTCCGCCACGCGCTTCTGCTGCCACGCCGGCAAGCCGCCGCGAAGCGGCCTTGCCGCAGCGGATGCCGGAGGCGAGGAGGGGAAACCTACCAGGTTGATGCCCGTGTCACTCATTTGTGTGGTCCTGATGCGCACGCCGGCTCCCTGCTGTGCGTAAGAGCAGCGATCGAGGATGAGGGTAAGCGGATGGCTGTCGGGCACCATTAAATTGCCCGTCAGATAACTAAATTCGGTTTTAGGGCACGTGAGGCAGGATCATTCAAGCCGCAGCAAGCCGGGACAAGTGCTGAAACCGCTCGTCACTAAATTGCTGGGAGCAGCCGTCGCAAGCTGCGCATCCATCGATGCGGCTGCGTTCGGTCAGGAGCCTCCCATGTCCAAGCACGAGCCCGGTTCTCATCTCGACTTCGGGAGGCGAGCCGAAAATCCGTCGAGCGGGTCTCGCGGCGGCTCTCAATCCAGCCGCCCACCGCTGATGGGCGATATCGGCTTCATCGGCCTTGGCCACATGGGGACGGCGATGGCGGCAAACCTGGTCGCCGCCGGACGCCGGGTGATCGCCTATGTCCGTCGTCCGGAGCAGATCGGCGAGCTCGAGCCGCTTGGCCTCAGGCCCACGACCGATATCGGTGACTTGATCGACTGCGACGTCGTCATCACCATGTTGCCTGACGACGATGCCGTGCGCGACGTCGTGTTTGGCCGCAGGGACGATCCTCTCGACGGTCTGGCCGCGGGTCTGATGCCCGGCGCGATCCATCTGTCGATGAGTACGATCAGCACGAAGGCTGCATCGCTCTTGGCAAGTGAGCACGCACGGCATGGTCAAGGTTATGTGGCGGCGCCGGTGTTCGGGAATCCGGATGCCGCCAAGGCGCGTCAGCTGTTCATCGTCGTCGCGGGCGCAGAGGCCGATGTCGCGCGCTGCCAGCCGATCTTCGACAGTCTCGGACAAAGAACGTTTGTCATTGGCACCGACCCGCAACATGCAAACCTGGTCAAGCTGCTTGGCAATATGATGAGCGCGACGGCACTCGAGATGCTCGGGGAGGTCGTTGCCGTGGTCCGGAAGCGCGGGATGGATCCGCAACCCTTCATCGACATCATGACGAGCACGATGTTTGGCGGACGCGCGCACAAGATTTACGGCGACAAGATCGCCAGACAGATTTACGCGGCCGGCTTTGTCCTGCCTCTCGTTCTGAAGGATGTGCGCCTGGCGCTTGCGGAAGCGGAGAGGGCGGGTGTCCCGATGCCATCGGTGGGCGTGGTCCGCGACCGGCTGATCACGGGGATCGCGCGCGGCTACGGCGAACTCGACTGGACTGCGCTCGGGCTTATCGCCGCGGAGGAAGCGGGAATCTACGCCGTGCCCTCCGCGAATGACAATTGAGACTGGACTTAGCCGCCAATCGCGCTCCCACACCGCACACTTAGAGGAGAATCAGGACCATGGCCGATCAAGCAGAAGCTCTCAAAATGAGCATGGAACTCACCGAGATTCATGGCACGTCACTAAAAGTGTCGCCGGTCGCGATCGGTACCTGGGCGATCGGCGGGTGGATGTGGGGCGGAACCGACGAAGCCGAATCTATCGCGACCATCCAGGCCGCATTCGAGCATGGCATCAATATCGTCGACACCGCCCCGGTCTATGGATTTGGCCGCTCCGAGGAGATTGTCGGCAAGGCTATCGCGGCGGGTCTGCGGCGTTCGGATGTCCTCATTGCCACCAAGGCCGGACTGCAATGGGATGGTGGACAAGTATCCCGTAATGCCAGCCGCGCCCGCATCCTGCGCGAGGTCGAGGATTCCCTGCGCAGGCTTCGAACCGATTACATCGACATCTATCAGGTTCATTGGCCCGATCCGCTGGTCACGATCGAGGAAACCGCGGAAGCGATGCTGACGTTATTGGTGCAGGGAAAAATCCGCGCCATCGGAGTGAGCAATTTTTCGGTGCTCCAGATGGAGCGATTTCGCCGTGTTGCGCCGCTGCATGTGCTGCAACCGCCGTACAATCTGTTCGAACGCGAAATCGAGACCGACCTTCTGCCTTATTGCCGGAAAAACAAAATCGCGACGCTGGGATATGGTGCCCTGTGCCGGGGCCTGCTATCCGGACGGATGCGGGCGGATACCGCTTTCGATGGCGACGATCTGCGGCGAACCGACCCGAAATTCCGCGAGCCGCGGTTCGCGCAATATATCGCCGCCGTACAAAAACTCGACAGGCTCGCTCAGCGACGCTTCGGCAAGCGCGTTATTCACCTGGCGGTGCGTTGGATGCTCGACCAGGGCATCACCACGGCACTGTGGGGGGCGCGTCATCCCGGTCAGTTGCAGCCGGTCGACGAGGTGACTGGCTGGACGCTCGATGCCTCTGCCAAGGCCGAGATCGATCGGATCCTGCGCGACACGATCACCGATCCAGTCGGACCGGAATTCATGGCGCCGCCGCCGCGCAGCGCCGCAGCATAGTGCAACACAGCTCGTCTTGGAAAATTAACGGCGAATTTAATAGCCCGCACCGTTGCCATTCCTAGCTTCAGGTAGTCGCCCTCCTGCTAGGCTGAGAGAATTGCAATGGACATGACCGCGCTTCTGCTGTCGCGAATTCAATTCGCCTTTACCATCACGTTCCATATCATCTTTCCTTCCTTCACGATCGGCTTGGCGGCCTGGCTCACTGTCCTCGAAGCTCTGAGCCTTGCGACCGGCCGCCCGGTCTATCGCGTGATCTTCGAATTCTGGCTGAAGATATTCGGCGTGGCATTCGGATTGGGGGTGGTGTCCGGGATCGTGATGGCATTCCAGTTCGGCACCAATTGGAGCGTGCTGTCCAAAATGTCCGGGCCGATCCAGGGCCCGCTTCTGATGTTTGAGACCTTTTGGGCCTTCATGCTCGAGGCCAGTTTCTTCGGCGTCCTCATCTTTGGCCGCAGCCGCGTGCCGCCATGGTTCTATTTGTTTTCCACCGCAATGGTCGCGCTGGGTACCT is drawn from Bradyrhizobium lablabi and contains these coding sequences:
- a CDS encoding aldo/keto reductase → MADQAEALKMSMELTEIHGTSLKVSPVAIGTWAIGGWMWGGTDEAESIATIQAAFEHGINIVDTAPVYGFGRSEEIVGKAIAAGLRRSDVLIATKAGLQWDGGQVSRNASRARILREVEDSLRRLRTDYIDIYQVHWPDPLVTIEETAEAMLTLLVQGKIRAIGVSNFSVLQMERFRRVAPLHVLQPPYNLFEREIETDLLPYCRKNKIATLGYGALCRGLLSGRMRADTAFDGDDLRRTDPKFREPRFAQYIAAVQKLDRLAQRRFGKRVIHLAVRWMLDQGITTALWGARHPGQLQPVDEVTGWTLDASAKAEIDRILRDTITDPVGPEFMAPPPRSAAA
- a CDS encoding NAD(P)-dependent oxidoreductase encodes the protein MSKHEPGSHLDFGRRAENPSSGSRGGSQSSRPPLMGDIGFIGLGHMGTAMAANLVAAGRRVIAYVRRPEQIGELEPLGLRPTTDIGDLIDCDVVITMLPDDDAVRDVVFGRRDDPLDGLAAGLMPGAIHLSMSTISTKAASLLASEHARHGQGYVAAPVFGNPDAAKARQLFIVVAGAEADVARCQPIFDSLGQRTFVIGTDPQHANLVKLLGNMMSATALEMLGEVVAVVRKRGMDPQPFIDIMTSTMFGGRAHKIYGDKIARQIYAAGFVLPLVLKDVRLALAEAERAGVPMPSVGVVRDRLITGIARGYGELDWTALGLIAAEEAGIYAVPSANDN